A part of Fervidobacterium thailandense genomic DNA contains:
- a CDS encoding CPBP family intramembrane glutamic endopeptidase: protein MLLVKIFILISLVGLLAFLKSKFYVIFLITSKSLYKFEILSGRITGRYSDFSPYFEYQFKMNDFFEVAFALLFIHTIFYFPLYVASKRLFASDRQHDESLLQKVTLSLLKILLLTVAVTLISRVFQLGFFKNYLTFNFSRQYLRENFLIYVLKAFDDSQVGFWEELTARKIILEGLISSIGFSRGFWLANFVFSFFHIFVAFEKSQNIIELLVVMLNYVLLSVVISTVYIRSRSVFCAGVFHAVTNFVEGVYRPIGQKFPWSMREAVVLMGNHWVLFGILIYLLHPVIEIVGERVTPSEKYSERWDIKLLS, encoded by the coding sequence ATGTTATTAGTCAAAATATTTATTCTCATTAGTTTAGTGGGTTTGCTCGCGTTTTTGAAATCGAAGTTCTACGTTATTTTTCTAATAACCTCGAAAAGTCTTTATAAATTTGAAATTTTGAGTGGCCGAATAACTGGTCGGTATAGTGATTTCAGTCCTTATTTTGAATATCAATTCAAAATGAACGATTTTTTTGAAGTAGCCTTCGCATTACTTTTTATACATACGATTTTCTACTTTCCGCTATACGTTGCTTCCAAAAGGTTGTTTGCATCGGATCGTCAGCACGATGAAAGCCTGCTACAGAAAGTTACCTTGTCATTGCTTAAAATACTCTTGTTAACGGTGGCTGTTACACTCATATCGAGAGTGTTCCAATTAGGTTTTTTCAAGAACTACTTGACTTTTAATTTTTCGAGACAGTATCTACGCGAGAACTTCCTGATATACGTGTTGAAGGCTTTCGATGACTCCCAAGTTGGCTTTTGGGAAGAACTGACGGCAAGGAAGATCATACTCGAGGGACTGATCTCAAGTATTGGATTTTCAAGAGGTTTTTGGTTAGCAAATTTTGTCTTTTCATTTTTCCATATCTTTGTCGCATTCGAAAAGTCACAAAATATAATCGAGTTATTGGTGGTAATGTTAAACTATGTTTTGCTGTCGGTAGTAATATCGACTGTATACATTCGTTCTCGGTCAGTTTTTTGCGCTGGGGTGTTTCACGCAGTAACGAATTTTGTGGAAGGCGTTTACCGTCCAATCGGACAAAAATTTCCTTGGTCAATGCGTGAAGCGGTGGTGCTAATGGGAAACCATTGGGTGTTGTTTGGAATCCTCATTTACTTGCTACACCCTGTGATTGAAATAGTGGGGGAACGTGTGACCCCTTCAGAAAAATATTCAGAAAGATGGGACATTAAACTGTTATCCTGA
- the aspC gene encoding aspartate aminotransferase, translated as MHPTELITPSKTLQIDSLAKKLKSEGKPVINLTAGEPDFQTPRPIVEKAFEALEKGLTKYTDSDGIPELRHAISEYLKTKKGVEFSPDEIVVSNGGKQALFNAFAAILDEGDEVLLFAPYWVSYPAQIHLVRGKPVVLRTRYENGFVPTKEEILQHLSPRTKAIVVNSPNNPSGVIYTQETLETIAHIANENNVYVVTDEVYDELVYVGTHRSLYGLVKPELLIYVNAFSKSHAMTGWRVGYTATKNKEIKKRVSKIQSHVASNINTIAQYAAIEACKTDNSYMIAEFKKRCEFVVNRAKQLGLEFVEPKGAFYLFFKVDGDDEEFCHRLLEEKMVATVPGSAFDMPGFVRISFATSLENLEEGFRRLEEFLNS; from the coding sequence ATGCATCCCACGGAACTGATCACACCATCCAAAACTTTGCAGATAGACTCTCTTGCAAAAAAGCTAAAATCGGAAGGGAAACCGGTTATCAACCTCACTGCAGGCGAACCAGACTTCCAAACTCCGCGACCGATCGTTGAAAAGGCCTTCGAAGCTCTCGAAAAGGGCCTGACAAAGTACACCGACAGCGATGGTATCCCGGAGTTGCGGCATGCAATCTCCGAGTACCTTAAAACGAAAAAAGGAGTTGAGTTTTCACCAGATGAAATCGTCGTTTCAAATGGCGGAAAACAAGCACTTTTCAATGCGTTTGCTGCCATTCTCGACGAAGGTGATGAAGTTTTGCTCTTCGCACCGTACTGGGTAAGCTACCCGGCACAGATACACCTGGTCAGGGGTAAACCGGTCGTTTTACGCACTCGTTACGAGAACGGATTTGTGCCGACAAAGGAGGAAATACTTCAGCATCTGAGTCCCAGAACGAAAGCCATTGTGGTCAATTCCCCGAACAATCCTTCCGGAGTCATTTACACTCAGGAAACGCTCGAAACGATCGCACACATTGCAAACGAGAATAACGTTTACGTTGTTACAGATGAGGTGTACGATGAACTGGTCTACGTTGGAACGCACCGTTCACTCTACGGCCTTGTTAAACCAGAGCTTCTGATATACGTCAACGCCTTCAGCAAATCGCACGCAATGACCGGTTGGCGAGTCGGTTACACAGCCACAAAGAATAAGGAAATTAAGAAGAGAGTCTCAAAAATCCAGAGCCACGTTGCATCCAATATCAACACGATAGCACAATACGCAGCTATCGAAGCGTGTAAAACGGACAACTCTTACATGATCGCCGAGTTCAAAAAGCGTTGTGAATTTGTCGTTAACAGGGCCAAACAGCTCGGACTCGAGTTTGTTGAACCAAAAGGAGCGTTTTACCTGTTCTTCAAAGTTGACGGTGACGATGAAGAATTTTGCCACAGACTCTTGGAGGAGAAAATGGTCGCCACCGTACCGGGCAGTGCGTTCGACATGCCTGGCTTTGTGAGAATCAGCTTTGCCACATCGCTTGAGAATCTGGAGGAAGGATTCAGAAGACTTGAAGAATTCTTGAACTCTTGA
- a CDS encoding DMT family transporter, which yields MSLSVIISGLSISFIFGLSFLFTKNALDYVHPYTFLTYRFFVATIAVMILSLLRIIKLSRKPYWKLWRVVIFQPVLYFTFETNGLRFTTSSEAGMLIAIIPIVVMLLSPVLLKERVRWYQYLFGLMSFFGVSLIIGFSQFSFQGLLGKFLILGAVFSAALYNISSRKLSSEFKPEEITFFMMITGFIFFLFLSLVSGQFKLTLQAPVIVSALYLGILSSVVAFFLVNFMLSKVSPTVSSLFANLTTVVSVVAGNLVRNEVLRAYQILGMILIILAISLNSLLRSKDSHS from the coding sequence TTGAGCCTTTCGGTTATCATATCGGGCTTATCAATATCGTTCATATTCGGCCTTTCATTTCTCTTTACCAAAAACGCCCTTGACTACGTTCATCCTTACACGTTCCTCACGTACCGTTTCTTCGTTGCAACAATCGCTGTAATGATCCTCAGTCTGCTCAGAATCATCAAACTCTCAAGAAAGCCTTACTGGAAACTTTGGCGGGTGGTCATCTTTCAACCGGTGCTGTACTTTACTTTTGAAACTAACGGTCTTAGGTTTACAACCTCTTCGGAGGCAGGCATGCTTATTGCGATTATTCCCATAGTGGTTATGCTTCTGAGTCCCGTGTTACTGAAAGAACGTGTGAGGTGGTACCAGTACCTCTTCGGATTAATGAGCTTTTTCGGTGTTTCCTTAATAATCGGGTTTAGTCAATTCAGCTTCCAAGGACTGCTGGGAAAATTTCTCATACTCGGTGCCGTCTTTTCCGCTGCACTTTACAACATTTCATCGAGAAAGCTTTCATCGGAATTCAAACCGGAGGAAATAACGTTCTTCATGATGATTACCGGTTTCATTTTCTTCCTATTTTTGAGCTTAGTGTCCGGTCAGTTTAAATTGACACTCCAGGCTCCCGTGATTGTCTCTGCCCTTTATCTGGGAATACTCTCCTCCGTGGTAGCGTTCTTCCTTGTGAACTTTATGCTCAGTAAGGTTTCGCCAACTGTCTCCTCACTCTTTGCAAATCTAACGACCGTAGTATCCGTTGTTGCTGGGAACCTTGTACGAAATGAGGTGCTGAGAGCTTACCAAATTTTGGGAATGATACTTATTATCCTTGCTATATCGCTAAATTCCTTGCTAAGGTCCAAAGATTCCCATTCTTAG
- the gcvPB gene encoding aminomethyl-transferring glycine dehydrogenase subunit GcvPB translates to MTIFERSKPGRKGYELPAYDVPDSGCNVPEHLLRKDPPMLPEVSEVDVVRHYTNLALKNYSVDRGFYPLGSCTMKYNPKINEDMAMLFTQLHPFQPRETIEGAVQLMGHLKELLCEITGTDDMTLQPAAGAHGELTGLLIARAYFEDIGELEKRKKVIVPDSAHGTNPASAAMAGFEVIEIKSGPDGCVDLEELKKHLDDTVAVIMLTNPNTLGLFEKDILTIAKMAHDVGALLYYDGANLNAIMGRTRPGDMGFDIVHLNLHKTFSTPHGMGGPGSGPIGVKARLAPYLPVPVVRKSGEKYELDYNLPKSIGMVRTFYGNFLVLVKAYTYILTMGGKGLKHVSDMAVLNANYLRVKLSKTFKIAYDRICMHEFVIDNEEFAKKTGVKTLDIAKRLLDYGLHAPTIYFPLIVHEAMMIEPTETESKQTLDTFVEAMERIAKEAQENPQLVKGAPYTTPVRRLDDVSATKYPVFRFKR, encoded by the coding sequence ATGACCATCTTCGAGCGCTCAAAACCTGGAAGAAAAGGTTACGAACTGCCAGCGTACGACGTGCCAGACTCCGGTTGCAATGTCCCTGAACACCTCCTTAGAAAAGATCCACCGATGCTTCCGGAAGTTTCGGAAGTGGACGTCGTTAGGCATTACACAAACCTCGCTTTGAAAAACTATTCCGTCGACCGCGGGTTTTATCCGCTTGGCTCATGTACAATGAAGTACAATCCTAAAATAAACGAAGACATGGCAATGCTATTTACCCAACTTCACCCGTTCCAACCACGCGAAACAATCGAGGGTGCAGTACAACTGATGGGACATCTCAAAGAACTCCTTTGTGAAATCACCGGTACTGACGACATGACGTTGCAACCGGCCGCCGGTGCCCACGGTGAACTCACAGGACTTCTCATCGCACGCGCGTATTTTGAAGACATCGGCGAACTCGAGAAACGCAAAAAAGTAATCGTTCCGGACAGCGCACATGGAACGAATCCAGCCTCAGCTGCGATGGCGGGATTTGAGGTAATCGAAATCAAATCCGGACCGGATGGGTGCGTGGATCTTGAAGAACTGAAGAAACACTTGGATGATACCGTTGCGGTAATAATGCTCACTAATCCAAATACGCTCGGTCTTTTCGAAAAAGACATACTGACGATAGCCAAAATGGCACACGATGTGGGTGCCCTGCTCTACTACGACGGTGCGAACCTCAACGCGATAATGGGCCGCACAAGGCCGGGTGACATGGGATTTGATATAGTTCACTTGAACCTGCACAAAACGTTTAGCACGCCACATGGTATGGGTGGACCAGGTAGCGGGCCTATTGGTGTGAAAGCGCGATTGGCTCCGTATTTGCCAGTACCCGTTGTACGAAAATCCGGTGAAAAGTACGAACTGGATTACAACTTGCCAAAGAGCATCGGAATGGTGCGTACGTTCTACGGAAACTTCTTAGTTCTCGTAAAAGCGTACACTTACATCCTCACCATGGGCGGTAAAGGTTTAAAACACGTCAGTGACATGGCCGTTCTCAACGCGAACTACCTTAGGGTAAAACTTTCAAAGACCTTCAAAATCGCGTACGACAGAATATGCATGCATGAGTTTGTCATTGATAACGAAGAATTCGCAAAGAAAACCGGGGTCAAGACACTCGATATCGCCAAACGCTTGCTTGATTACGGTTTGCATGCTCCAACGATTTACTTCCCACTTATCGTCCACGAGGCAATGATGATTGAACCTACGGAAACTGAAAGTAAGCAAACGTTGGACACTTTTGTGGAAGCGATGGAAAGGATTGCGAAAGAAGCACAAGAAAATCCACAATTGGTGAAAGGTGCTCCGTACACCACACCGGTGCGACGCCTTGATGACGTCAGCGCGACGAAATACCCGGTGTTCAGATTCAAGAGGTGA